The Myxococcota bacterium sequence GCTCGTCGTCGAGCGGCACGTCGTCGGAGTCCGCTGCGGCCTCGCCGTCGAGCTCGTCGACCTTGCCCAGGTCGTCGAGCGCGAGCGGCTCGCCGGGCTCGGGTGACTCCTCGAACGCCAGCTCGACCGGCGCATCGGGCGGGCCGAGCAGCTCCACGCGCGGGCCCTCGGAGAGGATCTGGTACTGCTCCGGGTGGTAGCCGGGCATGGCCTCCACGACCACCTCGCGCCCGACGCGCGCGCCGATCTTCGCCAGCCCCTCGGCGCCCACGCCGAGCAGGATCTCGGTCACCGCCGGGTGCGCCTGGATGCGCAGCGTGGCGCCGTGCAGGTAGCTCGCCGCCTTGGGCAGGTCGCGGAAGATCCGGTTCGAGATCGTCGCCGGCGACTGCAGGTAGCCCTTGCCCTCGCAGGTTGCGCAGGGCTTGCACAGCTGCTGCTCGAGTGACTCGCGCGTGCGCTTGCGCGTCATCTCCACGAGCCCCAGCTCGGAGATCTTCAGGATGTTGACCTTGGCCTTGTCCTCGCGCAGCGCCTCGGACAGCGCGCGGTACACCTTCTCGCGGTTCCCGGCGCTCTCCATGTCGATCAGGTCCAGGATGATGAGCCCGCCGAGGTTGCGGAAGCGCAGCTGGTGCACGATCTCGCGCACCGCCTCGAGGTTGGTCTTGAGGATGGTGTCTTCGAGGTTGCGCCCCCGGCCGCCGGTGTAGCGGCCGGTGTTCACGTCGACGGCGGTCAGCGCCTCGCCCTGGTCGAAAATCAGGTACCCGCCCGACTTCAGCCAGACCTTGCGGCCGAGACCCTCTTCGATCTCGTTCTCGATCTTGAGCGCGTCGAACATCGGCCGGCGGTGGTTGTAGTAGGTGATGCGCGGCCGCGGCGAGGCCATGAAGCGCTGCACGAAGGCCTGCATCTCCGCATAGGCGTCGGGATCGTCCACGACGATCATCTTGGTCTCGTGCGAGGCCATGTCGCGCAGCACGCGCAGGTGA is a genomic window containing:
- a CDS encoding Rne/Rng family ribonuclease, producing MRNELFVNVGPRETRVAVRESDKIVELHIERANERDVVGGIYKGRVTRVLPGMQAAFVDIGLERAGFLYVGDYRSELDEAELDDEGNGHSRGRGRRGAPPQIEDVLQEGREVVVQVSKEPLGTKGARITSRISLPGRHLVLMPWVNRVGVSRRIESDRERRRLRALVEKLRPRELGFIVRTVSHGVSEADIKADIDYLTDLWSEIQKRRDSVRDVPALVYSEPPLHLRVLRDMASHETKMIVVDDPDAYAEMQAFVQRFMASPRPRITYYNHRRPMFDALKIENEIEEGLGRKVWLKSGGYLIFDQGEALTAVDVNTGRYTGGRGRNLEDTILKTNLEAVREIVHQLRFRNLGGLIILDLIDMESAGNREKVYRALSEALREDKAKVNILKISELGLVEMTRKRTRESLEQQLCKPCATCEGKGYLQSPATISNRIFRDLPKAASYLHGATLRIQAHPAVTEILLGVGAEGLAKIGARVGREVVVEAMPGYHPEQYQILSEGPRVELLGPPDAPVELAFEESPEPGEPLALDDLGKVDELDGEAAADSDDVPLDDEPADDEPEEDDAQGPDLRD